gcggagccctgtggaaacccacgataatccgcaggttgctgaggccCTTCCCACGCAGGGTTAAGTCAGCCCGAACTTATTACACCAGCCACTGCTTTCTCTGCGCTGAGAAAGGCATACTCTTTAAAGCGCATGCGTCGATCTATACCTTTCGCTTCCATCACTGCCACCATCAAAGcctgacctttggagcctgtgagatgcacgtaggcttgtttaggatTAGCCTCATCACGTGTGTCCGCGGAACTATTGTATagcattcataaataaaattgttttagctTGTGGtaagaatcatgttgtacatgcTTTAGATTGACACAATGCACGGGTATAAAGTACTGTTAGAGACGAAGGTTGTCACGGATTGTTTATGTTGTCTGTCATCACTCCCTGCCTCATCGCAGTGACCTGAGTGATGCACAGCGAAAGGTATCGAGAGCGACGCATTTGttcaaactgatttttttttttgactgagcTACCAAGGATACGCTTTGCTCGATGAAGTTTTAAACAGGTCAAATCAGCAACGATTTGCCCCCAAGCTCGTCATTGCTAAGCATGTCAGCACCCCTGGTTTACCCCAGTCTCTCCAGTCCCAATATCTATTCTTATCCATTGTAAAATCTTCATATACGCACCTGCCGACTATTCCTATCTTCTTGTCCTTTGCCGGGTTCGCCGCCATCTCTCTATCTATCCTTGACCAGTCACACGGGAATGTGTACTTTATACCACATTTCAACTCAGTTTGGACATCCTACAACAGGGTCGACCCTGTGCTCCCTTCGTTGAGGAGACGACTCGACCATTTTACAGAGCCATCTTGAAGACGTGCAGCATGGAAAGCAAAACGAAAACAGTGACttcagtgtgatagttgacaaatgatcaTACGTAATccgtgaaatacgacctcttctCAATTCATCTCTTAATTATGTCTACCCAAAGACAGATTACCCCCCCCCGCCCGCCCCCCCAAAATAATCGCTCTACTTGTTAATTTCTCTGCTTATTACATGCTAAAGTGAAGACTTCCTGAATCTGTAGCATAAAAAGGTGAAAGGAATCTACCTACACGGGCTCATGGACTTTACAGTTATGACTACGAAAAGCATCTGGAATATTTGGCCAATATGGCCAAGAAAACAACCCAAGGCTATAGCGCATTAAAGCGATCTGACTCAGAGGTCACGAATGTTAAGTTAGGTAGACGAAcgaggggagataactatgtCATTGCCTCCCTCCAAGACTTTCATATCGTTTATATCTTACTTACACTGTATATTGATTTATAAAGTGTTATATGAGCCCTAGATCACTGACAAAAATTATATGAACCCAAACGCAAAAAATGCTCTATGCATGCCTTtacaacacccccccccccccgcctttTAACACAATCTACGATAAAGACCTACGGTAACCAGTTTGCAAACACGAAaagcctgtatatatatataacacaaacatcatgatttcaaatttataaCAATGATATCTTCATTTAGAGGATATCTCTTCACGGGAAATCTTGCCAAAAACACTGTTCCAGCAAAAAATGACGCTCATGTTCCGTACGGGCAGGTGACAGTTAGTTTGTTTACTTGCTTGGACTGTACGTGCCCTCAGTATTACATCGGCAATATCTTGACGGTGTCTCTTTATAGCAGGCCGGATCAAATGCCGGAATGTGTATAGTGcagcctcactggaacaccatgccgaagacagtCACAtctaagatttgtttttttttttaatggtgcTTTTCGCCGTACCCAAGTATAgtttacttatacgaccgcggctaACATTTATATGgcaaattttgtaaatgtaaatgactTGTGGTATGACTAGGCACATTTAACAGTCATACTGTGGGGCTGTGCGGGCTATATCTGATTAGGCGATCAGAAAACGGTAccctgtacacataaacatgtaatctaTACATGAATATACTATTATAAATAACAGGTTCTTGAATGTTGTTACACTTGCCTTTCTTCACACAGTGCCAGGCTTTGCTTGTTGCACAACGTAACTGAATCTGTTGGAGCATGCGGACACAGAAGTGTTCGGTTGGCGGAAcgaaggaaaaacaaaatgacaaataattgTAGTggttaatctttttttttaatagcgGATAGATGGGCGATTTTTGTATTACAGCGAGGTAGTGGGGCAGCGAAAGGCTTGGACACTTCTCTTTCATGTCCAGGAATTCCGCTATTTAGGATCACATATTTCCCTTGACACAGTCGGAATGTTTGATACAGCCATGAGGACTCTTTACAGAGGGCGCTGCTTGCTAGTTGTTGTTTTACCGTGTTGAATTTGACAGGGTCACGAGTTTTAGATTAAGGTGACGCAGTATGCATTGGAGTTGTTTTGCAAAAGCCAGTCTTGCTGTTAGGTGATCTTTAGTAAGAGTATTTTTTAATCGTTAAACCATGGAAGGATCGAACTCAGCTTTAGAGagtgaaagtttgaaacatcAGCGTACAAGGAACGATTACGGCAGCACGTCGGCCGTACTGCAGGGTTCAGTGAACGGAAGAGCGAATTTTGCCACACAAGGATCGCCGGACCTTGTGTCTAACAGCAGCGGCTATGAGGAGTTTTTCCGTGGTAGTGTACCGTGCCCTTCCTGCCGAGGGCTTGGTCGGATCAGGAAAGGTAAACAACCGTAAAAATTATCGCATGAACAACTGGTAAACAGCGACAGAAATTACAGTCACTTAGGTTAGACGCATTGCTTGTAGCGTGTATCCTTTTGTAAGGTTTAGGCTGCTGTTTGTCGTTGACACGCTTCTCAGTTGTCCGCAAACGTTCATTGATTTCAACGAGCCCCCTGACTCAAACCTGTAAATGACATAGAGAAACAGAGAAAGAGAATTCCCCAATGAATAGAAATTGAAGGATATGCTAGAATGGTGTCTGCATACATTTAActcttttgttttctctttggcAGAAGATGAACGTGGGCTGGTAGCAATCATTCCCATGAAGGATGAGCGTTTAAAGCCACGGCGCACGTAAGAGAGTTTTATGCCTCATACATATCAGAAGATTTCTTTCTTGACCGTGCGTGCTAGGCAttcatttttgttcagttttgacTTTGACAGAGTGAGATCAAATGCATGTCATGCATGTCGGACCATCTACCCTGTCAGAATGAATGAACagttatggtttaacgccacattggcagtatttcaatCACATTGTGGGAAGAACATGTGATGAAACTTTCACGAAAAAGTTTTTCTTTAAGCATCAACAGAAAAACTTTTAAATCAGCAGAAATGAAGTAAACTTTATAATACTAAAAACTTTATGTAATActaaaaatcacattaaaatgttgtattTCCAAAAATATAGTTCTTATGCAGTAAGCCTTACATATGTCACTACAGTATTGCCAGCAACACAAGGAACACATTGGGAGGCATAGCCTGCATCAGGTACAAATTATATCCTTATAATGGTGTGAACTAATTCACTGTACGGTTGATTTTGCTGCAGGTACCTGTATGTGCTCATCGCTGTCATCGTATCAATACTTGTGGCTGGGCTAATCCTCTTCTTCATGTTCCCGCGGAGCGTGGTTGCCCTTAGCAAGCAGCCATACCTGGAGCCTAACTACCTGCACATCAATGTTACAATGGGTATTGTCAACTTTACAGTAACTGTGAGTCTTTTCTTGGAACAGTCTCATTATAGGCCGGTattttttgtcacttttttcCCGGAGAATCTTTCAGGTCGAAAAACATGCAAACCGCATGAAATTCAGATGGAAGAGTTTGAAATGTTAGTTATATATAGATACAGTATATATGGTCTTAAATATTATTCCCATTTTTCATTAATGAGAcagttaaaaataatttttaaatactgtgtatttgggaccactGCTTGGTATATGTTGTCACTGCATAATACTGATGTAAATAAGGATGTACCACATTTAGCAGAGTCCGTGTTCATTCCAGCCGtgtgaaacaataaatattttgttattattaaattACCGGATCATCTGTGACTATTTTGTAGGAATCAAGTAGTAGTCATGATGAGAATGTAATTCCCAGGTTTACGTTGAAAGTATAGCTGTGCCTATAACGTGCTGAAATCGGTTGATCACTGCTTAATATTGATGGGACTGGGTCTGTATGGATAACAGTACATGTGCTTCAGATCATTTGACCTCAAGGTCAGTTAGTTGATTGCCTCTTACTTACAAGGCACTGTATTTGCCCCCAAAATTTCATGGTTAGAAGCCAGATAAAGTCTTTGACAGGACTTTTGTAaggtacataaataaatgtaaatttacatgcagCAGGCAAGCTGTTTTGATTTGTGAGGCTTCCTCTTCCTGTGAACCTCGGGTAtagtagtgaaatatttataagtGTGaagtgaaacaccagtcaaatagagAATTGAATATGAAGGTGTCATTTGCATAAGGTGTTGCATATTAGAAAGTGCGGTATATCTTTTCATTCAgcaaaagattttattttgtttcttttcagaatCGTTATAACTTCAGTAATTCCAATTATTTTCCTGTAACAATAACTGGAATCCAGTCATCGGTAATGTATGACATGAAAGTTTTAACTACGGGGAAAAACAACACACAGCTGAGGATACCGATGAGAAGCACTAAAGAACAGACCGTGAATTTAGACATCCTGCTCCAGGGAGATGAGGCATATTTGGCGTAAGTATGACGTTGGTTTTGTATGCCATTTCTCGAGtccctatctacatgtaccttgaccGCTGATGTACTGAGTTGAAATCCAGCTCTTCCTGTTTTGTCTATGACTTTCTAGTCAGGAAGttggtcatgtacatgtgcctgatgAAGTGTGATAACTTCCTAGTGTCCAGTTCCAGCCTCCTCCCCGTACAGTGAAACATAATTGAGTACAGCATGTAAAAAAGCACTCCGTAGTTAAGGTTTGTGTTTGGTGTGGGTTTCATTCTATTCTCACACAGGGAATATTCAAGATTCACTTACTGCTCAGGCTGTGATGTCAAGAAGTTGAAGATTGTCATGTGTAGTATTGCATGGAATTCCCTGGAGAGAGCTTGCCTCCCAgcactgtatatactgtatgtggTAAATGTATGCCATAGGCCCATGGCTAACTGTGGCCACTCTCCTCCGCTCCTAGAACTGGCCTTGAGGGAAAAAAAAGGTGTTGAGTTTGGCATCAAtaaaccaacaatcaaataaataaataaataagacatcaatgaaataagtcACTAAATATTGAACTACTCAGCTGATGGGTTTCTATGCTTTTGTAGGGATGGATGTGTCAATGTACCTTTACTGTGATGGTtacctatatattatatacttcAGGCTCATTAGCATAAAGTTTTACATAAACcattttaagaatatttatttttgtggagGTTTTATAGCAAACGTGGAATAATAAAATCATACAAATGTAATTGATGGGTATATGTATCAACATACAGAAGAAAAGGTTTGCCTTTAACATGAAAtctgttttttactttttaggACTTACTGTGCAGATCACAGAAAATGGGTGCATGATCTGTTTATGCAGTTTGAGTAAGTACATGtgaagttttatgttttacCGAGGTATCTGTCTGTGTGTTGTaatggatacatgtagattacacacTGGAATTGTGCATTGACATTGTCtgcttttcaaatatttcacaaaattaagAGGTTTGTCCAAGTGGATTAAGAGGTTTGTCCAAGTGGACAGTGGTTTTTCCTGTCttatgcttggtttcctccatcacaaAACACTGCTGCTCATCTGTGTTAAATACTCTTGAGTCTGATGTAAAACACCACACTTACATACCAACAAGGTGTTAAACATCATCCaggtataaatacacacatatacatgtaataaatacacacatatacatgtaataaatacacacatatacatgtattacacatgaTGTGAAGTGAAGCATGAGGGACTTCCCAAACCTTTGgctttgtgtattttgtattatcTAGAAATCTATGTGCTATAAATCACAAGGAAGATAATTCTGTTTTTTCAAATTGTCTTGGCAATGTAACTGTACATTTGGGCGTATATAGTtataatgtgtgttttgtgctttttttttttccttcagacTGACAGCCAACTACAGTTACCTCGGACGGACTGAACAGACTACTCTAACAACTTATCAACACGTCAGCTGTGGCAACAGCACATCAGTGTGACCCCGCAAGTAAACTTACATCATCACGAAGACAAATCAAATCCTCTTCCATACATGACACACCTCTCTGTCAAGACAACGCTGTTGTTGAGAATTGTTTCTCATGTGCAGCAGAACCATTCCAGAGTTCGTGGGTGGGTGGGTTTGCGTTTTGGTTGGGTGTATGTTTGAGGGCTTGTATagttgggtggggggggggcggtgTTGGCGGGTTGCACCAACTTTCAAATTGAGCAAGGTTACAGGAGCCAGCCTATGAAAAGTGGCTGACCTCAACAGGTGCTCTAAGACATGTCGACATTgtgttctacagctcatgggtGTTGTTACCTGTGACCATCTGTGATAAACTTTATCCCATACAAACATGTGTTTAAAACCACTTGGTTTCTACTTTACAGGTTTGGTACATGCCCCAGTAATACTttatgattacatgtacttttactgTAGATctacaaacatttttaacatatttttttttcatttttgtatacCTCAAATGAGTGCACATTGTACAGATACAAAGCTGTTAATTCTTTTTTATCCAGGCCAGTATTTCTATAGCAAACTTTTAATCTATCATTACACTCCAGACTAACAGAATAGTTCCTCATCATTACCATCACATATAAGGTTTGTTTTAATCTATAATTTACTTTCAAGTATTTCTACCTTCATCTCTGGAGAGCAGTTATAGTGCCTGAGTCATCTTAAATGGAATCATCACATTTTGTGTTACCAATCAGACTTTAGGGTTCTCTGTGGTCAGTGGTATGCCACATTCCCGTCACCAACTCACCACTGGCTTGCCAGTAACTCACCACTGCAAACGTGCTCACCACTAACTCACTATTAACTCTCCATTGACTCGCCACTAATTCTCCACTGGCTCACCAATGACTTGCCAGAAACTCACAACTGGTTCACTACTAACTCTCCACTATAGCCTCTTTAAAGTAGATCAAAGAAGACTGCAAAAAAACATGACTTACACTGAGTTTATTGTGAGCGTTTTATTCATCATGGTCACTTAATGGTGTCTTCTTTGAATATATGCAGCTAGTGTCAAATATGTCGGGTTAATTTGTGTATGTTGTGATATTGTTATACTCATTTTTAAGTTTtgccgtttttttttaattattattattcatttatggAACTGATATGGAAGAAATGGTTACATGTCTTATTCGGAAACAGAATTTCTGGCCTTTTTCTCCtgcacatttgtaaataatctCGTGTCTTTTCCTATTTTTCTTAAACTAGTCTATTGAAGTGATCTGCTATAACACCTTTGTGGAATGATAGTCGTTAATAAGAAGTCGCTTATGTGAccttcatgtatatatggtggTATAATGTAATTAGttatcatattatttatttgtacttaCTACTTATGTCAGAAGAATGTTTGAAACATTACAAACCTGATGCTCGGGAGGCCGACAGGCTTTGTCGCAGATTTTACGTGCTTTTATGTGATCAGGAAATTGCGGCTCTTTGTCTTACTCTTGTGTCAGATTTGCCCTTTTACATGTTCATCAGTAGAGTTAACAGTATGCGTAACGTGCGAAATAGTATCTGTATCATTATCTGGAAACAAACGACATTTAAATTGTATATGCGGAAGTATTATCATATCTAAACACCTAAGCCTTTGACGTAAGCCTGCTAACGTGTTCAGTGTTTAGCAGACAAAGCTACCATCGCCATGACTCGCTCGTGTATAGTTTTACAAACTGCCTAGATATACATGGTCATGTGCTGTATGCAATTACAAACCAGATGGTTCCTATTGTAAATACTACAGGTGCTCATCCACATA
This DNA window, taken from Liolophura sinensis isolate JHLJ2023 chromosome 11, CUHK_Ljap_v2, whole genome shotgun sequence, encodes the following:
- the LOC135477703 gene encoding transmembrane protein 106B-like, with amino-acid sequence MEGSNSALESESLKHQRTRNDYGSTSAVLQGSVNGRANFATQGSPDLVSNSSGYEEFFRGSVPCPSCRGLGRIRKEDERGLVAIIPMKDERLKPRRTYLYVLIAVIVSILVAGLILFFMFPRSVVALSKQPYLEPNYLHINVTMGIVNFTVTNRYNFSNSNYFPVTITGIQSSVMYDMKVLTTGKNNTQLRIPMRSTKEQTVNLDILLQGDEAYLATYCADHRKWVHDLFMQFELTANYSYLGRTEQTTLTTYQHVSCGNSTSV